A DNA window from Chitinophagales bacterium contains the following coding sequences:
- the lysS gene encoding lysine--tRNA ligase, with translation MSQEFTEQERYRREALEEIKKLGINPYPAELFPVNATAKALKSNYEEGKEVVLAGRLMARRIMGKASFAELKDHSGRIQLYVTRDEICPDEDKTLYNTVFKKLLDIGDFIGIEGYMFKTKVGEISVHVTSLKVLSKSLRPLPIVKIDDEGNVHDAFTDPELRFRRRYVDLIVNEGVKDIFIKRTKLMNSMRNFFNERGYLEVETPILQAIPGGAAARPFITHHNALDMPLYLRIANELYLKRLIVGGFDGVYEFSKDFRNEGMDRSHNPEFTVMEIYVAYKDYLWMMEFTEQLIEKIALDLHGETKVKIGTNEIDFKAPYPRVTMQEAIEKYTGIDIRGKSEDELRNICHDLKIDVDESMGKGKLIDELFSEKCERHFIQPTFIIDYPVEMSPLCKKHRTNPELTERFELMINGGEIANAYTELNDPIDQRERFEEQMQLSKKGDDEAMFIDQDFLRALEYGMPPTSGMGIGIDRLTMLMTNKSSIQEVLFFPQMRPEQVKSKAE, from the coding sequence ATGTCTCAAGAATTTACAGAACAAGAAAGGTATAGAAGAGAAGCCTTAGAAGAAATAAAAAAGCTTGGAATCAATCCATATCCGGCTGAATTATTCCCGGTAAACGCCACTGCCAAAGCCCTTAAATCCAATTATGAGGAAGGAAAAGAAGTTGTGCTTGCCGGAAGATTAATGGCGCGCAGAATTATGGGAAAAGCCTCTTTTGCTGAATTGAAAGACCATTCAGGTAGAATTCAGCTTTATGTAACCCGAGATGAAATTTGCCCTGATGAAGATAAAACCCTTTACAATACTGTTTTCAAAAAATTACTGGACATTGGTGATTTCATTGGCATAGAGGGCTATATGTTCAAAACAAAAGTGGGCGAAATAAGTGTGCATGTTACAAGCCTAAAAGTATTGAGCAAATCACTTCGCCCCCTACCAATTGTAAAAATAGATGATGAAGGAAATGTACACGATGCATTTACAGATCCTGAACTCAGGTTTAGAAGGCGCTATGTTGACTTAATTGTGAATGAAGGAGTGAAAGATATTTTCATCAAGCGCACAAAGCTTATGAACAGCATGCGCAATTTCTTCAATGAAAGGGGCTACCTCGAAGTAGAAACCCCTATTCTACAGGCCATTCCCGGTGGTGCTGCTGCCAGGCCATTTATTACGCATCACAATGCACTTGATATGCCACTTTACCTGAGAATTGCCAATGAGCTTTATCTCAAAAGGTTGATTGTAGGTGGCTTTGACGGAGTTTATGAATTTTCCAAAGATTTCAGAAATGAAGGTATGGACCGCAGCCACAATCCGGAATTTACGGTTATGGAAATTTATGTGGCCTATAAAGATTATCTCTGGATGATGGAGTTTACCGAGCAGTTGATTGAGAAGATTGCATTGGATCTACACGGTGAAACAAAAGTGAAAATTGGGACGAATGAAATTGACTTTAAAGCACCCTATCCCCGTGTAACCATGCAGGAAGCTATTGAAAAATATACCGGTATTGATATTCGCGGGAAAAGTGAAGATGAGTTGCGAAACATTTGCCACGACTTAAAAATTGATGTTGATGAAAGCATGGGGAAAGGCAAACTCATTGATGAACTGTTTAGTGAAAAATGTGAAAGGCATTTTATTCAACCCACATTTATTATTGACTACCCAGTAGAAATGTCTCCCTTGTGTAAAAAGCATAGAACAAACCCTGAATTGACGGAGCGCTTTGAATTAATGATCAACGGAGGTGAAATTGCCAATGCCTATACCGAATTGAACGACCCAATTGATCAAAGAGAGCGATTTGAGGAGCAAATGCAACTTTCTAAAAAGGGTGATGACGAAGCTATGTTCATCGATCAGGATTTTTTAAGAGCACTGGAATACGGAATGCCCCCCACATCAGGAATGGGTATTGGAATAGATCGGCTCACTATGCTTATGACCAATAAAAGCAGCATTCAGGAAGTGCTTTTCTTTCCGCAAATGCGACCAGAGCAGGTTAAAAGTAAAGCGGAGTAA